The following DNA comes from Simkania negevensis Z.
TAAGCGAACTCTCTCCTGAGAATAAGTGCAAGAAACCCAGAGTACCGCTTGGAAAATTTCTTCCATTTATTTTTTCATTCAGGAAAAATCATAGTGCTAATTTTAAAGTTAACAATAAAAGGCTGAGCTATGGAAAGGGTAAATCCTAATCAAGTTCTAGAGATTGATGCATGGAATTGTCGCAGTTGCTGGGAACCAATTCAGGATGGTCCTATGAGACATAACGTGCAATGTAATGCGAGCTTTCATCTACAATGCATTGAGACGTGGCTCAAAAACAACTTGTCTTGTCCTTTCTGCAGAGTCGAAGTTTCAAGGGACAACTTCTTTGTTGATAACAATTTAAGAGAAGGTTTAGAAGAACTTCAACAAAAAGCTCTAGAATGGGCACAGCAAAGAGAGAACGTAGCTCCTCAAAATCCTCAACAGGCAAGCGATGAAAGTTGTGACACAACGAATCGTGAAAAGCAAAGTCTCGAAGACACATATACAAAAATGCCAGCAAAACAACTCCTTCAATTTGAGGATGGTGTGACTCCTAAAGATAAAAAATTTTCGAAAG
Coding sequences within:
- a CDS encoding RING finger domain-containing protein, which gives rise to MERVNPNQVLEIDAWNCRSCWEPIQDGPMRHNVQCNASFHLQCIETWLKNNLSCPFCRVEVSRDNFFVDNNLREGLEELQQKALEWAQQRENVAPQNPQQASDESCDTTNREKQSLEDTYTKMPAKQLLQFEDGVTPKDKKFSKEMEAIKKADLRLFQQHVNKDNVKEIRIDHIHNIVAVKKSGDYHFYQIGNGSGPSLGRFKHFHSGVEDISRRIFS